The Bombus vancouverensis nearcticus chromosome 3, iyBomVanc1_principal, whole genome shotgun sequence genomic sequence TAGGAAAAATTTACTACCTTTTGACCATGAAGAAACGTACTTCAATATACATGGATGTCTATATAACATTAGATTCTGAAACATAAGTATACTATTGTTACACACATCCATTTTTTAATTAGCTAAAATAATATaactaaaaagaaaattaaggaTGATTGATACATGCACATGTGACACTTTACAATATGTAAGGTAATTAATGAATCAATGTTAACCTTTGCAGCTTTCTCTAAAGGCGATGGATTTCCAAAATTTGCATTATAATGTAAAGATGGCTCACTGACAAACACTGAAATCCTTTGTGCATTGTATCCATTCACACAGGCCATATAATGCGTCCAAAAATCAGTTATTTCCACAGGTTTTTCGTCAATTTTCAGCCCATTAAGGGCACTTTTTTCATTCCCCATTAATTTTACTggtttaaaaaaaagaagaaatttatgTATAAATACAATAATGATCAAAAGCaacaatatattttttgttatgAAAAATCCTCGTAAAAAATTACCTTACGTCTCAATTTCATTCTACTTTAACCACATCACTATGACGAATTATATACATCGTATGTTCAACTACCTCTTCGGTATTTCTCTGATACGAGATATgatatacgatatacatatgATAGACAACGAAAAAGTGTTTCTGTTGTATTAGAccgatatatatttttattactaatttaatttttattaattattttttgcaTCAAAGTCTGTATTTAAAAGtacgaaatatattaaatatttttacttgtgtgtgtataattaaattattaagaatgGGAGAAAAAATGATATCTGAAACGTTTTACTTTTAAAGATATAGAAATAGGTTCATATTAGTCGTAAGACAGTGCAAATACTGCAAAGTACTACGATTATAAATCAAGAATAACGCTTTATCAgtattcattttattttcatgttgtaattatttatataagtttgaattattcagatatttatataagttaaattttaattgtaaataGATGAAATCATAGATATTTTATAACTTAAAGCTGGCTACAAGGGTCCGTCATATTATTATGTTACATTTTTAAGATTTACAAAGAGCAATTTATCGcactatttaatttcattattttcgcagCATACAATCAGTAACGTAATTTTGCAGCATTTAAAAACAACATTTAGTTTTAAAATGAAACATACAGAGATACATGTACACATAAaccgaaaaaataattattatcaatatcACGTTCATACATACGTTTTAACATTTTGCCGCTATCTACTTGCATACATTCCATACATACACGGAGTGCTTACTCATCTTTTCCAATGCATACGTAGCATTTCCAGATTCTACATCAgtagtaaataattaaaaatatttgtagtcaAAACAGCACATATTTTTCGCTACTATTAAAGGTATCGGTATATTACACGATTATGATaaattgttcattattattatttgattacATTGTAATCGACAGACCCTTGCGCCTGCAtcttatttgttatatttttcatatacaaTCCAGAAGATCACATCGCACATAAGCGACAATAGGCAAATGGataaatcaattatacgttaagtctttgaaatatttcaagataCTTTCACACAACCGGTTTCTGTACTTCTGCGCCGTATTACTTACATGTCCTTCGATTTCTTCATCCATGTGTTGTCAGCCGCTAAATATTCACTTGTAaggataatattatttaataatatatgtgTGAAAGTAATGATGTCTATATCGTTAGTGATGATGTTGACTAAGGGTAATAATATCAATGACAATGATAATGACAATCGATTATGATTATAAAGGTACGCTCTATTATACTAATTGAGAGTATCGTAAAATTGGTATATCAAATTTATAACAATGATTAGAATGATAATGATGACAACAACGACGATGACAACGACGACGGTTAGTGGTAGTATTTTTAAGTAATATTGGTATCATTAATAAAAGATAATGAAATGTAATGAAATATCATGAAAATTATAGCTAAATATCGGAAAATGGTATATGttataatgaatataaaatGTGGTATATGTATTAAGAAATATGAAGCAATACTACTGGAagaatattattgtaatattaaaCGCTGTAGTAACATCAGTAACAGTATTAAGAACAATAACTAATTGTATGTTAATGTTACAATCCATAATGCTATACTATTATAATAATCACATAAACAAAGAGCTGTTGTTACTATTACTTCTACTACTGTTACTATTGGCACTACTACTATTAGTACTATTACTGATATTAAAAGCTATTAGTTACAATGcgtaataacaatgaatgaAATAATAGAAAACTGATTTATTTGACTAATTATTCTTGAAGCCATAATAATCACTTGCgatattattcaaaattatccgagaaaatacaaatttatttatggCAGTAAGTCAAAGGCACCGGTGTTTCAACTATTTTTCAAGCGCGTGCTTTCACGCTATTGTTCATACATTTACAGTTATGATTATTAAACTTTTTACGGAGATACTCATATGAAAAAGAGTAAATTAATTAAGCGAtagcaatatttttttattaaacgtatttcagaaaaattaaaattgttattGATTTGTACTCTCATCTTTCTTATAGAATTATGGAAGAAACTTTAGTAAGAATTTATGTAACTTTTATACGAAATGACGATAAGATTGGCAGTGTATATTTTAACAATTCCATAAATCATATTTAATTAAACGAGTAATCGTCGCtccaaaaaaattaataaaatttgtctcttttatatactattatttattttaaaaaattttgcataatattaataatacaacATTATCGTCATAACGGGGATGTAGAATGGTAGTAATGATGATGATTTCAACGACGATGACGGGCAACGATGGCATTGATAATGAAATGATGATAACGAAGGCAGCAGCAGAAACGATGTCAGCCATATATTACAGCTAataatagtaattattattatgataGTAATgctgatgataataataataataacaacaataatggTAGGAATAGTAATAgtagcaacagcagcagcagtagtagtagtggtgttggtagcagtagtagtagaaGCAGCAAGAATAGCAGTAGTAAACTCTGTAATGTTTTTTTTTGCTATAATAGTATGGATTAgtgataatgtaataataagtaataagtaataataataataatgatgacaataataataataataataataataatagcagcgGTAATAGTAACAACGACGGCGATGGTGAtgatcatatattatatatgttgtAATATAGTAATACAATAgaaataatgatgatgataatgatgacaatagtattacaaataaaataaaattaaaataaaataataattattatcgtaTTATTGTAGTGCTAGAACCGCAACGAAAGCAAGGAGTATACAATTCTTCTACACATGTACGTTGCGACAGACAATGCTGCAACCTATTGGAATATTACTATACACGAAAAATCGAGCGCATTTcgaatttctgtaagcaataCTCCTCGtatcatttatttttctaataatcGATACTCTTTTTGAGAGTGGTTAGGTCATGATAATATATTCAGTACTATAAACGATTGTTGCACTATTTATTTTTCACAAGCTTCACCATGACCTCACAGTATATCAATAAACGATTAATGTACACGAATTTCTTTAATTGTCATATTGGGGAACGTCATGCAAATTCGTACGATCATCGCATGTATATACTTTCTTGTTTTAATTTCGATATACACAACAACAGTCTTCTTTATCGatttgttcttttttcattttagtgATACTCTACAAATAATAGCGACGATCGTGTAATATCTTTGTCGAACTACGTTTCACAAAAATCTGATTTTAATATTATCGTATACCACAGACCGCCGTCGTGTCCATATACAGAAACATAAGTCTTGTGCACATCTTTTTTATCTTCACAGTTGATAATGTAATTAATTGATTCGGATGATCGATTGACATCGAGTGAATATACGTTGTGCGCGTCAGTCTAATCATTTaacttcttttatttatttatttatttattttttaactgaaCAACGTGTTAATGTCCCTGATGTTGAAAGACGTAATTTACAGGGACTTTTTCAGATGATAATTATCCTCGATGGTATCGATCAGGTTTCACTTTACTTCGGGTATTTGTCTTACATCCCCGACATTGCTGCCGTCTTActatttgcaatattttttcGAACAGAAAGGAATGTTCGATAAAAGCGATTTGTTTGTTGAGAATTCATGAAAGGTAAAACATTTATGATTGTTAATTCGGAGAAGCATTGGTATGTATAACAACAATATCATCTATCGTTTTCCTTCTTTGATACATCATGATTAAATTATTCTAACTAGACATGGccaaattattaattacgaaTTCTAAGCTCGCAAGCCGCTTTAAATCGACAAATATAATATCAGTTGGAGTTCATATCGCTCCACACGTATGACAAGTTAATCATTATCATTTACCTTTCGATCGATGTCGCACCATTATATATGATCgcaaattgcattttcaaaatGTAGATCGAATGTTCTTTGTCACAATTCACTCGTTTTGTTGATTAACTTCTTCCTTATTGTCATTGTCTTGTGAATTTACGTTTGTTTTAGCGCCTCCTTGCTGAGCACCAGAACTACCATCGTTGATTTTATCATTGTGCGAATCTGCCTTTTCATTTGTGTCCATTTTAACGTTtcctaaaaggaaaaaataaaacaatataagaattagcttaaattttttaattttatgataCTACAACAGTTGTTTATATTAGCattattatgatataataaatgCGAACCTTGGGTAGAATAGTATTGTTGTTGCATCTTCATATTtcgttgctgttgttgctgttgatGCAGATTCGGTCTGTGGCGGTTTATTTGAacttgttgctgctgctgttgcgaCGGCATGCAATTaggttgttgttgctgttgttgcgtAGGATTATTCGGATTTGGACCCGGTGTAAATGGAACAACTGGTCTCTGAATGGGCGGTGGATATCTTTGTTGCGATGGTTGAATTCCAGCACGTGGTGGCATGCCCATGCCACGAATATTTTGTTGTAAAATCTATAATAATTTCATCATTAtcaatcttttctttttaatttaatattctatatattacaattttatcaattGTCCGTTGTAAATAATAGTTACTTGTTATTGtcaattttatcaaaaaattaattaccTATTTCCTACTATTGTTATCTCATctctataattattatttattgttcttcTAACTTACAATTTGCTTCAGCAGACTGAAAGACTTAATTATAAATGTAAGAACATAGCAAATACAGTTTGTTATTGATGATCTAAGCGTAATGACTTACCAAAGTTGACTGACTAACACCTTGATACTGTTGATATTTGTGATGTTGTGTTGGACTAGGTTGTGGTTGTTGAGATGAAGATTGTTGCTTACAGTTTCTTGATTTCGGAGATGGAATTTGTGGTGCTGCAAAGTTTTCTTGGCATTATATAGATTCCAAAGAACGCCataacaatttaataaaaagtaatttaatttactaGAACTGAAAACTGATGCAAGCACATCTTGCTGATTCCCCGACGGACTCTTTAATTGTCTAGGTTGTTCTTGTGGTTGATGTTTGCTAAGAAAAGTAGGGCCTGTGTTTGCTGGTCCAGGTAGTCCTCCTGTCGGATTACGAAACTGCTGAGCTGCTGCAGCAATCTGTAACCCCGAACTAGATAAGAAACCTGAGCTGAAGTTTTGGAGTCCAACAGGAGCAGCACTGCCAGTTGCCAAACTTTGGCTGTGCTGACCAAATCCCTGAAGTCCATAATGAGTACCAGTTTGCTGTGTAGCCCCCCCTGGCTGATAAAAACCTGTTTGCGATCCGGGAAATACatctaaaataaatagaaatatcaaagaatcataaatgaaaatataataatgatagTTTATTTTAGGAATTATCAATACGTATACATTTCATTACTTACCAGCCGAAGTTGCGCTATAATAACTATTAGCCGAGGCTTGTACGTTCGGACCGGGTCTCTGTACCAATTGGGAATTGCCCATGTAACTCCCACTCACTCCAAGTACTTGATTTGGATCATATGGTATGTACgttaactaaaaaaaaaaaaagaaaaaaaagaaaaaaaaaagaaaaaaaaagatatacgCATCTTGCAAATAATCTGATAAATAACTTCGTGCAGGAAATTAAATAAGTATTAACCATATGTCGTTAAACTAAACTAAGACGTACTGGGTTTGGTTGAGGAGCAGACGGTGCTTGAAAATGAGGAGCTTTAGTTCCGATAGCTCCAATTGGTTGAGAGGATGGCTTCACACTGGCTGACAtcaaagaatttgaagaagagCTAATAAGAACTGTATTTGGATTATTACTAAGCTGCTGATTTTGTCCAAATGGCGGAGCAGCAGCTGCGGTCTGCGAAAAGTGAACGttcttgtattttattatattatatatacatatgttcaaTGAGATATTCAACAAATTTTAACCACGTGTATACCCAATAACTAACATGCATAGTACGTTTGTTTCGTTCTCAATAATTAACACAAAGCTTGTGCATGATATTCGGTTCAAGCTTTTAAATTCGACTTAGTTAGTTTACTAATATACTAAACTTTTAAACAGAAAATATCCTCATATGCATATAGTAATAATAGAGTATCTAAGTGATTaacaaaataaaacgaaacaaatctttattgcatatgttattttttttattcagaGTAAGTTCAACATATGAATCAAGTTGATCAAATAATACCTCACAGAACATCCTGTATATATATTCTTGTATCAAATTAATTTCAGCATCGAATAAtcgttccttttctttctttattatttattcacaTAGCAACGCATTGCGATAGAGAACGATATTTGATATGTGATTTGTAGTTGCTGAAACGATTTTCTCGAATGCGAAACGGGGTACGTTACACAGGGCAATTACTTACGATCCGGTACTGTGAAAGATTGTTTTGATACATGTCCGGAGTTGGCGCATTCGGTGCATGCGGTGGCGGAGGTGGGGGTTGTTGCAGATAAACGTTCTGTTGACTGAACGAATTTTGAAGAGATGGCGCATATGGTGGATACTGTGTGAAAGGAGATCGGCTCTGGTCTAACTGAAACGCTCCATAAAGACCACCTGCTTGAGCTGGAAGTTGACCGGAGCCAGTGTTAAATAACACGGCTGGCGGAGAAGGTATAGCAGACATGCTACCATATTGCGCAGCTTGAGATCCTGGATATTGGGGAAActcctgaaaaataaaataatgatagtaatagaacaaaataGAACTGCACATTAAGCACAATCCTaagttacaaaatttatatCCTATAGCCTATGACAGATTCTGCAATAATGCGAAATACGAAACATGAAAAGTATAGGCAAGCATTTCCAAAATAATTTATCACCTGGTAATTAATATGAGAAGGTTGTCCTGTGGAATTGAATGGAGGTGGGCTCAATGGTCCTTGGAGACTGACAGGAGGATGCCCTATAGGACTTTGACCTGCTCCAATAGGACTTGGCCCTGGAACCGTCGAACCAGACTGACCACTGCTGCTGCCCGAGGATTGTTGCTGCGGCTTCACCTGCGGGGGAACCAGCTGCGCATCAGGCAAAGAGTCAGCATCTTCCCACAGGGGACATGGTGTTTCGTTATTTTTAGTTTTCTATTTACATCACTATCAACTGCCGTTCTAATCGATGCTGACGGAATAATGCGAATTTTGGGAAAcgattttctcttctttttctaaaTCTTCTTCTGAATTCTGGTGAAAATAGTTAGGTTCATCGCTAACCGCGTAAGTTTAATTAAGTGAGGAAAATCAATAATAAAGAGATTATATCCAGTAAAAGGGTATAACTGTTGAGATGATTATGATATTAATGCAACAAATAATAAAAGCAATGATAATATAGACAATAAATAATTtgagagaaaaaaatattataacaaaaatgataatgatgatgagcACGATAATATCTTAATAATACAATGGTAACGAAGGCAATTGATATGTAAAATGAGTATTTACTGATGTTAATATTTAGAAGAGATATGCCAAAACAGGAGAGAGAAAAGAATGGGgacaaaaagaaacaaaacaaaaagaatgaaaaaaaaaatgaacaaaTGACTCtctaatagaaataaaattgaaacaatGCGCGTTAGCCACTTACCTTTCTGATTTTCACCATGATAACTATTTAAGGGAATTTTCAAGTACGAGTAAAGAACGTTAAAATTGGGGTAAAGAACAGAATGAACAAACTGGAAAAAATGCATTTTACTCAAATTTATACTGAATGTCGAGTCAATTTCTAGTGATGTAATAGTTCAGATATGCATGCATGATAACATGATATAATGTTCGCGAAATGATTTCTCACCTTGCACACATTCGTTGAAGtagttatttcatttttcatgttATTTTGATTGTATTGTTGATGAGGGCTGTAACTGTCATCAACATCCGTACTTTCGAACGCTTGAGGGAAAGTATTAGCTGTATTGACGACATTACCATCCTCGTGCTCGACTACGGTTGGCATAGGTGCATTTTCCCATACTTTTTTTACCGATGCTATTTTTAAGTTAAGCTCTGCCGTAGAAGGTGAAATAGTATTTTGGCCAGTAGCCATGTGCATAGATCGGGTCATTCCTAAGCTTTTACTTTTGTCTTCGGTTAATTGAGAGAGATCTGAATCAAAGGTGAAATCTAATTTCATATCTGCGTTATCTTCGTTTTTATTAAACGAAAGAGGCATTTGAATCGGCTCttgatttttatcttttatcaaGTCACTTGGTTTATTTGAAAATGCCACAGGTAGActttgttgctgctgttgttgttgttgttgttggaTGGTGGCAGCGGTGTTACCTTCTTCTTCCAAATCTGTGCGTTTTTCAACACGTTGTTGTTGAGCTTTTATATGATTCGGAAATTTGGTTTTTACTGCTAAATCAGAAGGACCAGCCTTGGTAGTTTTAGAATAATTCGTATTCTCAAAGATTAACGTTTGCACAGGTGGTGAAGAAACATCAGAGACTGAATTTTTTTCAATCAGTTGGTCTTTCAAACTTTTTCCAGCATTTTTTTCGCCATTTGGTGAATTTCGTTGGCTACTATTACCAGAATTTGTTTGCTCATTAACTTCGTGGCTGTGAATATGACCATGTTCGCTCTGTGTAGATAAACCAGTTATCAACTGGATGTCAGTAGGAACAGCTGATGGAGAATTAGATTGTAATTGACTCGTTGTAAATGGTTTATCCCAAGCGTTTACAGATGGTGGAGGTGCAGGACCGCCGCTTGACGAATCTTTACCGAAATTATTTGATGAATTATTGATTTTAGTTGCATCGCTTGGCTCAGATGCACACatttgttgctgttgctgttgctgctgtttaGCTAGGCGCTGTTTTTGGAATCTGGGCGCAAGCTTTTGGCTTCGTAAAGTTCTATCATATTGTTTTTGTACCATATTTGCTGGTTGTGGAATGGCTTGACCAAGCAAAGGCGGTATACTTTGTATTTGTTGCAATGAAGTCGTTTGCTGTGAACCCCCATTTGCTTTCGACTTAGAACGATCGCGTTCTCTATCTTTCTCCTTTTCACGTTTCAAAGGTTTTGTCTCTTCTTTTTGGCCATGTCTAGATTCTTTTACATTCTTCTTTGAACGAACCTCTTGGAAACCATCTGAATCAACTTTATCTTCAACGATGTTAGGACTATCCTCCGTACAATTATTCGTTTCCATTTCGCAATCGATTATAGcctttttctcctttccttGGGATCTCTTATTGATATCATTGAGAGTTTGACTAACTAAATTAGGATCGCTTAACTTTATTTCATCTATACGATTCACCGTACTATCCTTGATCATTGATTTACCCGACGTTGTCGAATTGCTACCAGAAGTTTGATTTCTCGATCTTCCGTTTTGTACTTGAGCCGTTTGTATCAACGGCGGAATGCTGCTGGAATGATTTTTCTGATTGGCGAAACTGGAATTCTGTAGATTTCGTTTCTCCGCGCCAGGCGCCCGAGACGCTGTATTGGAagactttacatttttttctcgTTGTTCCCGATTGTTTCCTGTCTGTTCATTTCTACGTGAATGCACGTTTGACGCTACGACATTTTGATTACTACCCGTGCTTGCACGCGCAGAAAATTGTTTGTTACGACTGTTACGAGACTCTTTGTGATCCTCTGCGTGATCCTCGCTGTTCTCGGACGTAGTTTCCCAATCTTCATTTCCTACATCCGAAGATGTTTGCTTCGATACGTTACTACCACTGCCACGATAACGCAATTCGCGGTTATCTCTGCCCTATAATCATGGAATGGATTCAAATGTAAATTATTGCTTATTctgttaaaataatattatatagaaaTGGCTTAAATGTTTATTAAGAATACAAGAAGAAACGggggaagaaagaaaggaagaatataAAGAATGAAAAAACCGTTTACAAATTACCTAAAACTTACCCTTCTACTTCCGCTGCGAGTTCTTTTTGAGCGAGATTCCTCTTTTCTTGTAACTTGTACCTTTTGAGAAGGAACATTGCTATTTGTGTGACTTGTATCTTGTTTGTTACAAGATTGTTGAGTTTGTTGAGACTGCTGGTTTGGAGATTTGGCACGCTTTCCAGTTATTCCAGCAGTAAGTGCTTGTTGTTTTGCTATAATTTTATCGTCTATAGATTCATTCTGAGATGGTAACAGAGAATTTACCTCCTTTTCCGGAGTAGGCGTTGAAGGATTCTGTCGCAtagaattttgtttttcatcAATATTGCGCTCGGAGGAAAAAGGACTCTTACTAGATGGAGGTCCATATCCCTCCATTCGGCTGCCGGTAGCAGTTGTACTTCGAATTCGGAAACTACTTCCTCGACCGCGGCGAGAGGGTTCACCCGAAGGTGCAAAACCTTCACGACTTACTTTACTATCGTAAGTTCGTTTTTCGCTGCGTTGTGATTGAGAATAGTCGGCCCGTTTTTCATCTCGACCAGACACTATTACTTCACGACTGCGTTCTTCTTTTTCTGCTTTTTGACTAGGTTTTGGTGATCTAGCcgatttcttctcttctttgcCAGACTCTGTTGAGCCAGACACTTCATCAGCGCTATTTTCCGAATCCGTATGTCCATATGAACCACTTCTAGCAGAAGCAGGTCTAGTGGCGGCTCTAGGTCCACCTCTTCGTCCTCTTGTTTCTGGACCACGCCAACCTCGTGCATACACGCTATAGGTGCTGCCCCATTGACGTCCACCTCGAGAATCACGCACTCTGGAATTTGATCCGCCACTGCTAGTTCTATTCCGAATATTTTTTTCTCGTTTATCTTCCTTCACCTGTTGTTCCACCGCTTCATCTTCATTCAACgtgtcttctcttttttctaaaCTTAACTTCTCGAAATTTTGCTTCAAATCCTCCGAATCCTTGTCGTTCTTAATAGGTTCTGaagttttttcttcttccttttcgaaCGTCGGAGAAACAGCATCCGCCCAGGCTTTTGGCGAGTTATCACCTCTTTCCATTACTCGATTGTTTTCATTAACTCGATCGACCTTTCTATTCCAAACATCCATTTCCTTCTTCGCTTCTATAGTCGACGATGATTCTTTCGTCTGATCTTTTTTATCTTGATCGGAACTTGCTCGCTTTAATTGAGTTAGATTACGCTTTTCGTTTTTCAACTCGTCTGCTTCGATTCTTTCTTTAGTTACCGGTCCTAGCGGTTGCCTTCGT encodes the following:
- the nocte gene encoding no circadian temperature entrainment isoform X3; translated protein: MSTLSGLVSKGEKGKSKFQSLDINSLYRGESLEQHQQKNTLPRKHGMQSLGKVPSARRPPANLPSLKSEHSSNDPAVSLVPSGGSGWATTKESTTTTTATTTTTVTASDTSTANSSSAQCVTGTITTSLHPLLPGQQNTSQSSYSSDVNNKSSWSAIMSRSGDGTVSGGQQQSQQQQQQQQQQTASRELSAQYGPGPSLRPQTEGSWIQGGSRTGSGAGIATTGPGSGSSGVQAPPLNITGSGGHTDISAGGRQNLVQSPNMGMGQGGPHNTSNSQNAVSSNSHQAGPNLHHYRGLIPPFMYRGNFSGGFPSQFPANTSSGAPRPRFNYPSERFPPPPVRQQERERVPDEEIITRPIIKEEDLTRMDDISRDAGWAAHDDIDYNQKLAFSDDEPDPEPSKKDERKDNKEEKIEENSTDDKEKTRDNRDNRETHDNRDSKESRDQATHRSWTQNTLSRDYRGSNGSGSYSGQSQLHSVHSLRGVEDDEAWNERRRLKVVEVASAVERARQRKEEEEKRYQESTRQAAAKKLQDLEQKLKEKQANESKGLISVPPVPIPVPEWERERENRERENRERERSEGKDEKSLNRELRETRDGPKDNRDSRDQLISDFRQGDRQSFTRQDSIRSDRDRERDRDRDQRDTRDRELHASSSRYYKTNLPPRFQKQQAEKINAGLNRVFPNTERSTTQSVPFSQQYDPGRWVHSHSSLIDNNLKASSSHGASQRRSRTDSDISTSMDDDRPPSRDYRGSLLRDDRYRHSSHRPYDTRKSGGYYDEYTRSCRDHDYDDRHSRDSWERERYFDDTKDRDSKDSIESRDNRETRDIRDNRTTRDTRDAREIRERDNKDKKDYDNYIKDPFDDRNRERDRERDRERDRERDRERDRDRERERERERDRDQRERSESTEWREERIIQDRMIDNRRDIQREERMERNERPQRPDSRDSRASRESKTSLRDDDSHKLRDCSSWVNEVVDYEENKRDVYHEDIRERERERERRQPLGPVTKERIEADELKNEKRNLTQLKRASSDQDKKDQTKESSSTIEAKKEMDVWNRKVDRVNENNRVMERGDNSPKAWADAVSPTFEKEEEKTSEPIKNDKDSEDLKQNFEKLSLEKREDTLNEDEAVEQQVKEDKREKNIRNRTSSGGSNSRVRDSRGGRQWGSTYSVYARGWRGPETRGRRGGPRAATRPASARSGSYGHTDSENSADEVSGSTESGKEEKKSARSPKPSQKAEKEERSREVIVSGRDEKRADYSQSQRSEKRTYDSKVSREGFAPSGEPSRRGRGSSFRIRSTTATGSRMEGYGPPSSKSPFSSERNIDEKQNSMRQNPSTPTPEKEVNSLLPSQNESIDDKIIAKQQALTAGITGKRAKSPNQQSQQTQQSCNKQDTSHTNSNVPSQKVQVTRKEESRSKRTRSGSRRGRDNRELRYRGSGSNVSKQTSSDVGNEDWETTSENSEDHAEDHKESRNSRNKQFSARASTGSNQNVVASNVHSRRNEQTGNNREQREKNVKSSNTASRAPGAEKRNLQNSSFANQKNHSSSIPPLIQTAQVQNGRSRNQTSGSNSTTSGKSMIKDSTVNRIDEIKLSDPNLVSQTLNDINKRSQGKEKKAIIDCEMETNNCTEDSPNIVEDKVDSDGFQEVRSKKNVKESRHGQKEETKPLKREKEKDRERDRSKSKANGGSQQTTSLQQIQSIPPLLGQAIPQPANMVQKQYDRTLRSQKLAPRFQKQRLAKQQQQQQQQMCASEPSDATKINNSSNNFGKDSSSGGPAPPPSVNAWDKPFTTSQLQSNSPSAVPTDIQLITGLSTQSEHGHIHSHEVNEQTNSGNSSQRNSPNGEKNAGKSLKDQLIEKNSVSDVSSPPVQTLIFENTNYSKTTKAGPSDLAVKTKFPNHIKAQQQRVEKRTDLEEEGNTAATIQQQQQQQQQQSLPVAFSNKPSDLIKDKNQEPIQMPLSFNKNEDNADMKLDFTFDSDLSQLTEDKSKSLGMTRSMHMATGQNTISPSTAELNLKIASVKKVWENAPMPTVVEHEDGNVVNTANTFPQAFESTDVDDSYSPHQQYNQNNMKNEITTSTNVCKLVPPQVKPQQQSSGSSSGQSGSTVPGPSPIGAGQSPIGHPPVSLQGPLSPPPFNSTGQPSHINYQEFPQYPGSQAAQYGSMSAIPSPPAVLFNTGSGQLPAQAGGLYGAFQLDQSRSPFTQYPPYAPSLQNSFSQQNVYLQQPPPPPPHAPNAPTPDMYQNNLSQYRITAAAAPPFGQNQQLSNNPNTVLISSSSNSLMSASVKPSSQPIGAIGTKAPHFQAPSAPQPNPLTYIPYDPNQVLGVSGSYMGNSQLVQRPGPNVQASANSYYSATSADVFPGSQTGFYQPGGATQQTGTHYGLQGFGQHSQSLATGSAAPVGLQNFSSGFLSSSGLQIAAAAQQFRNPTGGLPGPANTGPTFLSKHQPQEQPRQLKSPSGNQQDVLASVFSSTPQIPSPKSRNCKQQSSSQQPQPSPTQHHKYQQYQGVSQSTLILQQNIRGMGMPPRAGIQPSQQRYPPPIQRPVVPFTPGPNPNNPTQQQQQQPNCMPSQQQQQQVQINRHRPNLHQQQQQQRNMKMQQQYYSTQGNVKMDTNEKADSHNDKINDGSSGAQQGGAKTNVNSQDNDNKEEVNQQNE